A genome region from Lucilia cuprina isolate Lc7/37 chromosome 3, ASM2204524v1, whole genome shotgun sequence includes the following:
- the LOC111686879 gene encoding protein PALS1-like isoform X1, whose protein sequence is MVVSTLSITLDAASAPLTAATTANNVPNQQQQQLINVTNQTNLCLGDNFNNLNTNAIQNINNNNNEDTTEGVNLHGLDLIENNNNNNKTNAAATAAFKINSSTALTAVAANNDNCKGYNNNNNANCITTTAIMENNNNNCSVLNNNHNNNNKSANINNNNNTNNNINNNDDNNVKLVELLDSDINNALYPTTTTTTTINAFEMQQLSLTTNNNNEQQQLQNLQHQQTLPSAVSQQQSQQYFVRRNSSQLKRGVPITRSQYLKQQQEQLRRRREEEERIAQQNEFLRASLRGSRKLKALQDNKSTAQQQQPVAAERSVVGVENEAYIEDEDATEKITGYGDLIAALTRLQSQLTKNGMTTLAGRVSAAHNILSNPGVAHALAARQAVLQRRRPKVNQPVSTNAMELQKDIVELLAKSNSASAIELGNLLTSHEMEGLLLAHDRVATHCDGTPSPTLSGAGSPQPPLSPSSGTNVTVAAAAPPPLPVPPKSASLRGTAVPPPVVPPPLAQRGAMPLPPNVAPHNATSGGQTGYAHMKPTGRPDSPPLSACFGILNDQNDNIRIIQIEKSTEPLGATVRNEGEAVVIGRIVRGGAAEKSGLLHEGDEILEVNGQELRGKTVNEVCALLSTMQGTLTFLIVPAGSPPPGGGLHRENAILHVRAHFDYDPEDDLYIPCRELGISFQKGDVLHVISREDPNWWQAYREGEEDQTLAGLIPSQSFQHQRETMKLAIAEEAGLQGKNRGKEGASKGSTLLCARKGRKKKKKASSEAGYPLYATTAPDETEPEEILTYEEVALYYPRATHKRPIVLIGPPNIGRHELRQRLMADSERFSAAVPHTSRARREGEVPGVDYHFITRQAFEADILARRFVEHGEYEKAYYGTSLEAIRTVVASGKICVLNLHPQSLKLLRASDLKPYVVLVAPPSLDKLRQKKLRTGEPFKVRINNK, encoded by the exons atggtgGTCTCCACCTTAAGCATAACATTGGATGCCGCCAGCGCACCcctaacagcagcaacaacagcaaacaatGTGCCAaatcagcaacagcaacaattaattaatgtgacaaatcaaacaaatttatgtttaggcgataactttaacaatttaaatactaacgccatacaaaatattaataataataataatgaagacACAACTGAGGGTGTCAATTTGCATGGACTAGATTTAAtagagaacaacaacaacaacaataaaacaaatgcagcagcaacagcagcatttaaaataaactcCAGCACAGCTTTAACAGCAGTTGCAGCAAACAATGACAACTGTAAGggttacaataataataataatgctaaCTGTATAACAACAACTGCCAttatggaaaataataataataattgtagtgttttaaacaataatcataataacaacaacaaaagtgccaatattaataataacaacaacaccaacaataatattaataataatgatgataataatgttaAACTAGTAGAATTACTAGATAGTGATATTAATAATGCATTatatccaacaacaacaacaacaacaacaataaatgcaTTTGAAATGCAACAATTATCATTAacaactaataataataatgaacaacaacaattacaaaaccTGCAACATCAACAAACTCTACCTTCTGCTGTTTCTCAACAGCAATCGCAGCAATATTTTGTGCGTAGAAATTCTTCTCAATTGAAAAGGGGTGTTCCCATAACACGTTCCCAGTATTTGAAACAACAACAG gaACAATTACGACGACGCCGTGAGGAGGAGGAGCGTATTGCCCAACAAAATGAATTCTTACGCGCCAGTTTACGGGGCTCACGTAAACTTAAAGCTTTGCAGGATAATAAGTCAACGGCCCAGCAACAGCAACCGGTGGCGGCTGAACGTTCGGTGGTAGGAGTGGAAAATGAAGCTTATATTGAAGATGAAGATGCAACAGAGAAAATAACGG GTTATGGTGATCTTATAGCCGCCCTGACACGTCTACAATCTCAACTTACCAAAAATGGCATGACCACACTCGCCGGCCGAGTGTCGGCCGCCCACAATATACTCTCCAATCCGGGAGTGGCTCATGCTTTAGCAGCCCGTCAGGCTGTCCTTCAACGTAGACGACCCAAAGTCAATCAACCCGTCAGTACAAATGCCATGGAATTGCAAAAGGATATTGTCGAGCTGTTGGCCAAATCCAATTCAGCCTCAGCCATTGAATTGGGCAATTTACTGACCAGTCATGAAATGGAGGGTCTACTATTGGCACACGATCGTGTGGCCACACATTGCGATGGTACACCATCGCCTACTTTAAGTGGTGCGGGTAGTCCGCAACCGCCGCTATCGCCTAGCAGTGGTACAAATGTgacagtagcagcagcagcaccaCCTCCTTTACCGGTACCACCCAAGTCGGCTTCTTTAAGGGGTACCGCCGTGCCTCCACCAGTGGTGCCACCACCTTTGGCTCAACGCGGAGCCATGCCTTTGCCACCCAATGTAGCGCCTCACAATGCTACCAGTGGCGGCCAGACGGGTTATGCTCATATGAAACCGACAGGTCGTCCCGACTCTCCACCCCTGAGTGCCTGCTTTGGCATACTAAACGATCAAAATGACAATATACGTATTATACAAATTGAAAAATCGACTGAACCCCTGGGAGCCACTGTACGCAATGAAGGCGAGGCGGTGGTTATAGGCCGCATAGTAAGAGGAGGAGCCGCTGAAAAGTCGGGTCTTTTACACGAAGGCGATGAAATACTCGAGGTAAATGGTCAAGAATTAAGAGGCAAGACCGTTAATGAAGTGTGTGCCCTGCTAAGCACCATGCAGGGTACTCTAACATTCCTAATAGTGCCCGCCGGCAGTCCACCACCCGGTGGCGGCCTACATCGTGAAAATGCTATATTACATGTTAGAGCCCACTTTGATTATGATCCCGAGGATGATTTGTATATACCTTGTCGCGAATTGGGCATTAGCTTTCAAAAGGGCGATGTATTGCATGTTATCTCGAGAGAAGATCCCAACTGGTGGCAGGCCTATAGAGAGGGTGAGGAAGACCAAACTTTGGCTGGTCTTATACCTAGTCAATCATTCCAGCATCAAAGAGAAACCATGAAACTGGCCATTGCCGAAGAGGCCGGATTACAGGGTAAAAATCGCGGCAAAGAGGGTGCTAGCAAAGGTTCAACTTTGCTGTGTGCGCGCAAAGGGcgcaaaaagaaaaagaaggcCAGCTCGGAAGCGGG TTATCCTTTGTACGCCACCACCGCCCCCGATGAAACAGAACCCGAGGAAATACTCACTTATGAAGAGGTTGCCTTGTACTATCCCCGTGCCACTCACAAACGTCCCATTGTTCTTATAGGTCCTCCCAATATAGGACGTCATGAATTGCGTCAACGTTTAATGGCGGATTCAGAAAGATTTTCTGCTGCAGTACCAC ATACTTCAAGAGCCCGTCGTGAGGGTGAGGTGCCCGGCGTTGATTATCATTTCATAACACGTCAGGCCTTTGAGGCCGACATATTGGCTCGTCGTTTTGTGGAACATGGTGAATATGAAAAGGCTTATTACG GCACTTCTTTGGAAGCCATACGCACTGTTGTGGCCAGTGGTAAAATATGTGTTCTCAACTTACATCCACAAAGTTTAAAACTCTTAAGAGCTTCGGATTTGAAACCCTATGTTGTGCTGGTGGCACCGCCTAGTCTGGATAAGTTGAGACAAAAGAAATTAAGGACTGGTGAACCGTTTAAGGTGagaattaataacaaataa
- the LOC111686879 gene encoding protein PALS1-like isoform X2, protein MPLGSNNNNIAMAPQQIAQIVEPTLEQLDSIKKYQEQLRRRREEEERIAQQNEFLRASLRGSRKLKALQDNKSTAQQQQPVAAERSVVGVENEAYIEDEDATEKITGYGDLIAALTRLQSQLTKNGMTTLAGRVSAAHNILSNPGVAHALAARQAVLQRRRPKVNQPVSTNAMELQKDIVELLAKSNSASAIELGNLLTSHEMEGLLLAHDRVATHCDGTPSPTLSGAGSPQPPLSPSSGTNVTVAAAAPPPLPVPPKSASLRGTAVPPPVVPPPLAQRGAMPLPPNVAPHNATSGGQTGYAHMKPTGRPDSPPLSACFGILNDQNDNIRIIQIEKSTEPLGATVRNEGEAVVIGRIVRGGAAEKSGLLHEGDEILEVNGQELRGKTVNEVCALLSTMQGTLTFLIVPAGSPPPGGGLHRENAILHVRAHFDYDPEDDLYIPCRELGISFQKGDVLHVISREDPNWWQAYREGEEDQTLAGLIPSQSFQHQRETMKLAIAEEAGLQGKNRGKEGASKGSTLLCARKGRKKKKKASSEAGYPLYATTAPDETEPEEILTYEEVALYYPRATHKRPIVLIGPPNIGRHELRQRLMADSERFSAAVPHTSRARREGEVPGVDYHFITRQAFEADILARRFVEHGEYEKAYYGTSLEAIRTVVASGKICVLNLHPQSLKLLRASDLKPYVVLVAPPSLDKLRQKKLRTGEPFKVRINNK, encoded by the exons ATGCCTCtgggcagcaacaacaacaatatagcGATGGCTCCTCAACAGATAGCGCAAATAGTGGAACCCACACTCGAGCAGTTGgatagtattaaaaaatatcag gaACAATTACGACGACGCCGTGAGGAGGAGGAGCGTATTGCCCAACAAAATGAATTCTTACGCGCCAGTTTACGGGGCTCACGTAAACTTAAAGCTTTGCAGGATAATAAGTCAACGGCCCAGCAACAGCAACCGGTGGCGGCTGAACGTTCGGTGGTAGGAGTGGAAAATGAAGCTTATATTGAAGATGAAGATGCAACAGAGAAAATAACGG GTTATGGTGATCTTATAGCCGCCCTGACACGTCTACAATCTCAACTTACCAAAAATGGCATGACCACACTCGCCGGCCGAGTGTCGGCCGCCCACAATATACTCTCCAATCCGGGAGTGGCTCATGCTTTAGCAGCCCGTCAGGCTGTCCTTCAACGTAGACGACCCAAAGTCAATCAACCCGTCAGTACAAATGCCATGGAATTGCAAAAGGATATTGTCGAGCTGTTGGCCAAATCCAATTCAGCCTCAGCCATTGAATTGGGCAATTTACTGACCAGTCATGAAATGGAGGGTCTACTATTGGCACACGATCGTGTGGCCACACATTGCGATGGTACACCATCGCCTACTTTAAGTGGTGCGGGTAGTCCGCAACCGCCGCTATCGCCTAGCAGTGGTACAAATGTgacagtagcagcagcagcaccaCCTCCTTTACCGGTACCACCCAAGTCGGCTTCTTTAAGGGGTACCGCCGTGCCTCCACCAGTGGTGCCACCACCTTTGGCTCAACGCGGAGCCATGCCTTTGCCACCCAATGTAGCGCCTCACAATGCTACCAGTGGCGGCCAGACGGGTTATGCTCATATGAAACCGACAGGTCGTCCCGACTCTCCACCCCTGAGTGCCTGCTTTGGCATACTAAACGATCAAAATGACAATATACGTATTATACAAATTGAAAAATCGACTGAACCCCTGGGAGCCACTGTACGCAATGAAGGCGAGGCGGTGGTTATAGGCCGCATAGTAAGAGGAGGAGCCGCTGAAAAGTCGGGTCTTTTACACGAAGGCGATGAAATACTCGAGGTAAATGGTCAAGAATTAAGAGGCAAGACCGTTAATGAAGTGTGTGCCCTGCTAAGCACCATGCAGGGTACTCTAACATTCCTAATAGTGCCCGCCGGCAGTCCACCACCCGGTGGCGGCCTACATCGTGAAAATGCTATATTACATGTTAGAGCCCACTTTGATTATGATCCCGAGGATGATTTGTATATACCTTGTCGCGAATTGGGCATTAGCTTTCAAAAGGGCGATGTATTGCATGTTATCTCGAGAGAAGATCCCAACTGGTGGCAGGCCTATAGAGAGGGTGAGGAAGACCAAACTTTGGCTGGTCTTATACCTAGTCAATCATTCCAGCATCAAAGAGAAACCATGAAACTGGCCATTGCCGAAGAGGCCGGATTACAGGGTAAAAATCGCGGCAAAGAGGGTGCTAGCAAAGGTTCAACTTTGCTGTGTGCGCGCAAAGGGcgcaaaaagaaaaagaaggcCAGCTCGGAAGCGGG TTATCCTTTGTACGCCACCACCGCCCCCGATGAAACAGAACCCGAGGAAATACTCACTTATGAAGAGGTTGCCTTGTACTATCCCCGTGCCACTCACAAACGTCCCATTGTTCTTATAGGTCCTCCCAATATAGGACGTCATGAATTGCGTCAACGTTTAATGGCGGATTCAGAAAGATTTTCTGCTGCAGTACCAC ATACTTCAAGAGCCCGTCGTGAGGGTGAGGTGCCCGGCGTTGATTATCATTTCATAACACGTCAGGCCTTTGAGGCCGACATATTGGCTCGTCGTTTTGTGGAACATGGTGAATATGAAAAGGCTTATTACG GCACTTCTTTGGAAGCCATACGCACTGTTGTGGCCAGTGGTAAAATATGTGTTCTCAACTTACATCCACAAAGTTTAAAACTCTTAAGAGCTTCGGATTTGAAACCCTATGTTGTGCTGGTGGCACCGCCTAGTCTGGATAAGTTGAGACAAAAGAAATTAAGGACTGGTGAACCGTTTAAGGTGagaattaataacaaataa